The nucleotide sequence GTCGCCATGCCCGAGGCGCCGCTGCCGACGACGAGCACATCGCATTCCAACGTGTTCTGTTCCATCTCTGCCTGTTGCCTTGTTTCTGTAGGACTTAAGTTGCGGCGAAGTTTAGGCAGCGACATTGATATGGTCAAGTCGTTTAGTTACTATCAGATGATCAGTCATCGTCGATTGATCACGACAATATCAGTAGAAACCCTGATGGCTATACTCGCCCCCACTCTCAACCCCCACGCCGGGCGCCCCATGGAAAAGCCGAGACGTGGCATCCAATCCGTCGAAATAGGAACCCAGTTGCTCGTCGCCCTCGGGCGGCATGTCGCGCCCATGGCCTTGCGCGACCTCGGCAAGGCCGCCGGCGTGCCGGTGGGCAAGGCCCATCCCTACCTGGTGAGCTTTCTCAAGGTCGGCTTCGTGGTGCAGGACAGCGCGGGCCGCTACGAGCTGGGCCCGCTGGCGCTGCAGCTCGGGCTGGCCAAGCTGCAGCGGCTCGACCCGATCAAGGAGGCCTCGCCGCTGATCGAGGCGCTGGCCTCGGAAACCGAGCAGAGCATCGCGGTCGCCGTCTGGGGCAACTTCGGACCGACTGTGGTGCGGCTCGAGGAACCGATCCATCCGCTGCACGTGAACCTGCGCACCGGCACCGTGATGTCGCTGGCCTACACGGCCACGGGCCGGCTGTTCGCGGCCTACCTGCCGCCCAAGGTGGTCGAGAAGATGATGGTGGACGACCTCGCGCGCCTGCGCGGCCCGGCCGGCGGCCGCGGCACCGAGGAGCTGTCGCAGTCGCAGCTCGAGGCGCTGCTGGTGGAGACGCGCATGCACGGCATGTCGCGCACCCTGGGCCAGCCGATCCCTGGCATCGACGCCTTCTGCGCGCCAGTGTTCGACTCGACCCACAACATCGTGCTGGGCATCACCGCGATGGGCCCCGAGGCCACCTTCGACAGCGACTGGGAAGGCCGCGTGGCGGTGCCGCTGCGCGCCTGCGCGCTCGAGATCTCGCGCCGGCTCGGCTACGTGCCGCCCGAGGCGCCCGCCTCGCGCGGCTGAAGATGTAGGCACCTGCCCACGCACGGTGCATCGGTTCTCTTGCAAGGCGCGGCCCTCGCCGCGTGTGAATCTGCAAGTCATTCACTACACAGGAGAACCTTCATGAAAAGCCTCATCCTCTGGGCCTGCGGCGTGCCGATCACCGTGATCATCGGCCTCAAGATCTTCGGGATCCTCTGAGCCCGACGCGCCCCCTTTCCGTTTGCTCTTCCTCTACTCCTCCGGTGCCTCGCGCACCGATGCGCGTCCCTCGGGGCGCGCTTTTTTTTTGGCGTGCCCCGCGTCGCTTCAATCCGGCAAGGCGCGTGCGGTTACTGAGCAGGCTCGGGCCGCATCCGGCCTAG is from Variovorax paradoxus and encodes:
- a CDS encoding IclR family transcriptional regulator — protein: MEKPRRGIQSVEIGTQLLVALGRHVAPMALRDLGKAAGVPVGKAHPYLVSFLKVGFVVQDSAGRYELGPLALQLGLAKLQRLDPIKEASPLIEALASETEQSIAVAVWGNFGPTVVRLEEPIHPLHVNLRTGTVMSLAYTATGRLFAAYLPPKVVEKMMVDDLARLRGPAGGRGTEELSQSQLEALLVETRMHGMSRTLGQPIPGIDAFCAPVFDSTHNIVLGITAMGPEATFDSDWEGRVAVPLRACALEISRRLGYVPPEAPASRG